One Thermostichus vulcanus str. 'Rupite' genomic window carries:
- a CDS encoding metallophosphoesterase family protein, translating into MARSTCTFLHLADVHLGYDRYDSPERSKDFFLAFRDVVHRHAIQNPVDFVVIAGDLFEHRQIQPGVLNQAQIVLRALKQAGIPVLAIEGNHDNRPFGVKTSWLRYLADHGELILLEPSEEEEGIHLQPWSEQARRGSYLDLPCGVRVIGSQWYGSAAPKSIEQLAAAIRQLPPGPEQVILMFHHGLEGQIARYQGALRYKELLPLREAGVGYLALGHIHKSYSEGGWVFNPGSLEANSTAEWDFERGAYRVTWGSGEPQAELVRDYYQRPCQRLRLEVKGKETPEQVTAALLALAEGSRLPAEEPEPIVEVRLVGQVGFTQHDLDVRALQRQLKQVTGALILLFRFEATPVELGSAAITLEEEGQRLQIEEKIYTDLLSGHSHYRKRSVELARLLLDLKEKVLDGQEESEIYAYLSSAFLGEED; encoded by the coding sequence ATGGCCCGATCAACCTGCACCTTTCTGCATCTGGCTGATGTTCACCTGGGTTATGACCGTTATGATAGCCCGGAACGAAGTAAGGATTTCTTTTTGGCTTTTCGGGATGTGGTGCATCGCCATGCGATTCAGAATCCAGTCGATTTTGTGGTCATCGCCGGAGATCTGTTTGAGCATCGCCAAATTCAGCCAGGGGTACTTAATCAGGCTCAGATTGTACTAAGGGCCCTAAAACAGGCAGGGATCCCAGTGCTGGCCATCGAAGGCAACCATGACAATCGACCTTTTGGCGTGAAAACCAGCTGGCTGCGCTACTTAGCAGATCATGGGGAACTGATTTTGCTAGAGCCCAGTGAAGAGGAAGAGGGGATCCATTTGCAGCCTTGGTCAGAGCAAGCCCGTAGAGGATCTTATTTGGATTTGCCCTGTGGGGTGAGAGTGATTGGATCCCAGTGGTATGGGTCGGCAGCCCCCAAGTCAATCGAGCAGTTGGCAGCGGCGATTCGTCAGCTGCCCCCCGGCCCAGAACAGGTGATCCTCATGTTTCATCACGGCTTGGAAGGGCAAATCGCACGGTATCAGGGGGCTTTGCGCTATAAGGAGTTGTTGCCGCTGCGGGAAGCAGGGGTAGGGTACCTGGCTTTGGGGCACATTCACAAAAGCTACTCTGAGGGGGGCTGGGTGTTCAATCCGGGATCCCTAGAGGCCAACAGCACCGCCGAATGGGACTTTGAGCGGGGTGCCTACCGAGTCACATGGGGATCTGGAGAACCGCAAGCGGAATTGGTGCGGGACTACTATCAGCGGCCCTGTCAAAGGCTACGTCTGGAGGTGAAGGGGAAAGAAACCCCAGAACAGGTCACTGCTGCCCTACTGGCCTTGGCAGAAGGATCCCGTTTGCCCGCAGAGGAGCCTGAGCCAATTGTGGAAGTTCGCCTGGTGGGGCAGGTGGGCTTTACCCAACACGACCTGGATGTCCGTGCCCTGCAGAGACAACTGAAACAGGTAACTGGAGCCTTGATTTTATTGTTTCGCTTCGAGGCAACCCCTGTAGAACTGGGATCCGCCGCCATAACCTTGGAAGAAGAAGGTCAACGGCTTCAAATTGAGGAGAAGATCTATACCGATCTGCTGAGTGGCCATTCCCACTATCGTAAGCGCAGTGTTGAGCTGGCTCGCCTGTTGCTAGATCTCAAAGAAAAGGTGTTGGATGGTCAAGAGGAATCAGAGATTTACGCCTATTTGAGCAGTGCTTTTCTGGGGGAGGAAGACTAA
- a CDS encoding DNA double-strand break repair nuclease NurA — protein sequence MVLRADRILAVLDQKREAFTAFDTGLSERRELYKQAMEQLCKWSGLEIAEKTATWAFPGALPTAEWDLYPSWKVPFAHEWANYEESCEWVKSVIRDIPTFAVDGSQIYPSKDLSIPIALVQIGWYENYHCAAGSYEKDIQVDVLTPTDLGATSSGEPKERVVNQRRFQMETERLHEYIQQSKQGSRKVAFLDGALVATFAEVFEPETQDFYVQCLLPVLRASQQNRIPLVGYIDTTYTSDLVSLLKHCFDLPEAPQLHDAQLLSPWLDWGDRTPFFICARGGSLNPQEGILNRYQEMREQIGFVYLRTSDNFPARLEIPVWVYEAGLLDWLVDIVRCEVVIGRGYPYVIETADQTALIRSEDRNLFLRLMQDWAAREKLNLRLSRKTVSKLQRRRIR from the coding sequence ATGGTGCTTAGAGCCGATCGGATCCTCGCCGTTCTGGATCAAAAGCGGGAAGCTTTTACCGCGTTTGATACTGGTCTGTCGGAACGACGAGAATTGTACAAGCAGGCCATGGAGCAATTGTGTAAATGGTCGGGATTAGAGATCGCAGAAAAGACAGCCACATGGGCATTCCCAGGGGCTCTACCTACGGCTGAATGGGATCTGTATCCAAGTTGGAAGGTGCCTTTTGCCCACGAGTGGGCCAACTACGAAGAAAGCTGTGAATGGGTTAAGTCGGTCATTCGAGATATTCCTACCTTTGCAGTAGATGGATCCCAGATCTACCCCAGTAAGGATCTTTCTATTCCCATTGCTTTGGTGCAGATTGGCTGGTACGAAAATTATCACTGCGCTGCAGGCAGTTATGAAAAAGATATTCAAGTGGATGTGCTGACTCCAACGGATTTGGGAGCAACCAGCAGCGGGGAGCCAAAAGAACGAGTTGTCAATCAACGTCGCTTTCAAATGGAAACCGAAAGGTTACATGAGTATATTCAGCAATCCAAGCAGGGATCCCGGAAAGTGGCCTTTTTGGATGGGGCCTTAGTAGCCACGTTTGCGGAAGTGTTTGAGCCGGAAACCCAAGACTTTTACGTGCAGTGCCTTTTACCGGTGCTGCGTGCCAGCCAACAAAACCGGATCCCTTTGGTGGGTTACATTGACACGACCTATACTTCAGATCTGGTTTCATTGCTGAAACACTGCTTTGATTTGCCCGAGGCCCCACAACTTCATGATGCTCAATTGCTTAGCCCCTGGCTGGATTGGGGGGATCGCACGCCCTTTTTTATCTGTGCCCGTGGGGGTAGCCTCAATCCGCAAGAGGGGATCCTCAATCGCTACCAAGAAATGCGAGAACAGATTGGGTTTGTTTACCTACGGACTAGCGATAACTTCCCGGCTCGCCTGGAGATTCCCGTTTGGGTTTATGAAGCGGGCTTGCTGGACTGGTTGGTGGATATTGTTCGCTGTGAAGTGGTGATTGGCCGAGGTTACCCTTATGTTATCGAAACCGCCGACCAAACAGCTCTGATTCGCAGTGAAGATCGCAACCTGTTTTTGCGTCTGATGCAAGATTGGGCAGCCCGTGAGAAACTCAACCTGAGGCTGTCTCGCAAAACTGTGAGTAAACTGCAACGGAGGCGAATCCGATGA
- a CDS encoding AAA family ATPase, which translates to MRILSLALQNFKSHVDTAFEFEPGTNAICGENGAGKTSILEAIAWALFDYSPYSQEEMIRVGASDAVVTVQFVSQADQRTYMVRRSVTQGYRLFDPQLNQRLDYERKVDVLPWLRQHLGVPPGTDLARLFATTIGVPQGTFTADFLKTGRDRKDVFDRILKVEEYQTVAKDLLAVEKHSEAQIQDIKHQIELFNQQIQDWDPLQEEQIKLARDLSYWQEELQQQTQIIQQAQVQLERLESLLSQIQIIDQQLREGEQQEALLKASQKQAETLLQEARKAQAQRDQCLQGSQLFLAAEAQLRDLEKQQQQRFVWLKQRDHLLSQQQAIDTELARLEEKLRQLQEWRQELKDLSPKLQTQQNLEAEQVRLTQHLNRLLEWQMELERLRGEWATQSERCQLLQRRLEEAEKASAICHQHQPAYTRYQDLEIQIAQAEVDQQTRNRLGSQREKRLQELHHLQIQEAEYKQQLLAFQHIEEEIHSLNPLIEQQESLEKQLLEIEKKLTPFQSMRLELKQKETEQVHLQQQLQQLEDTLRQRRGYLQQVARIPELEAQQERLQIQLSRIAAAQQFHQELRILLEQGKNRFQHQQQTIQSLLQDLELQRRQNPEWEGLWKRIPDILSQSSALSQDLLQSIQHILQDLTPQIAEAQLHQQFLDLQQELKTIQPLLGLTRQIPELESHRQQLLQAQTELQSQIEDIHWSLEAEPTFIRQQQELGEKLQKQGDPRGQLKRLKKELERKAPIEQRWQQITKQMEPILADIQDLDQQLQLLEDIEEKIFSLKEEQKTCRSGYEKVITSLETAKSLAQRQQELQIAQVELNQIQSQGQQKQAQINQWEQEWGTAEETRTQLEQLRESLRALGDPRGQAERLRLELKAEADYLRSQADYLQQRQQIQLELEQLQKSLLASEHLEQEIGSLQQQRDHYRSSHESYLQAEPIARLLPEREKALENLKRQWHTLQTQMAQLQAQRDPLISQFQPEDYESHKALLQAARVKEAEAKAHLESLTSQLSKIQEKIRQLEQVRDSLKEVDAERAEKERLHRFIKFSREVYKKAGPQITQHYLQQVNHTADQLFREILNRPNVSLTWEPDYEIRVQEGSSTKRRFASLSGGEQMCAALAVRLALLKVLGQLDIAFFDEPTTNMDAQRRQRLAEAITNLRSFQQLFVISHDDTFEQVTENIIRVERNFDPIARRRDPSHGA; encoded by the coding sequence ATGCGCATCCTCTCTTTGGCATTGCAAAACTTTAAGTCTCATGTGGATACAGCCTTTGAATTTGAACCAGGCACCAATGCCATTTGTGGAGAAAATGGGGCCGGGAAAACCAGTATTCTAGAGGCAATTGCTTGGGCTTTATTTGATTATTCCCCCTACAGTCAAGAAGAAATGATTCGAGTTGGGGCTAGTGATGCGGTTGTAACGGTGCAGTTTGTCTCCCAAGCGGATCAGCGTACCTACATGGTTCGTCGCAGTGTCACTCAGGGATATCGGCTGTTTGACCCTCAACTGAACCAACGACTGGATTATGAGCGCAAGGTGGATGTATTGCCTTGGTTACGGCAGCACTTGGGAGTGCCCCCAGGCACTGATCTGGCTCGTTTGTTCGCAACTACGATTGGTGTACCACAAGGAACATTTACGGCAGATTTTCTGAAAACCGGTCGAGATCGAAAAGACGTATTCGACCGAATCTTGAAAGTCGAAGAGTATCAGACAGTGGCAAAAGACTTGCTTGCAGTGGAAAAACACAGTGAAGCGCAGATTCAAGACATTAAGCACCAAATAGAGCTGTTTAATCAGCAAATTCAGGATTGGGATCCCCTTCAAGAAGAACAGATAAAGTTAGCACGTGATTTGTCCTATTGGCAAGAAGAGCTTCAGCAGCAAACCCAGATTATTCAACAAGCCCAAGTCCAACTCGAAAGATTAGAGAGCCTACTCAGTCAAATTCAAATCATAGACCAACAACTGCGGGAAGGAGAACAGCAGGAAGCCTTACTAAAAGCGAGTCAGAAACAAGCTGAAACTCTCCTTCAAGAAGCCCGGAAAGCCCAGGCGCAACGGGATCAATGCCTTCAGGGATCCCAACTGTTTTTAGCAGCAGAAGCCCAATTGCGGGATTTGGAAAAGCAGCAACAGCAGCGGTTTGTTTGGCTCAAGCAGCGGGATCACTTACTCTCCCAGCAACAGGCCATCGATACAGAACTAGCCAGACTAGAAGAGAAACTCAGGCAGTTACAGGAATGGAGACAGGAACTCAAAGACCTAAGCCCCAAACTACAGACTCAACAGAATTTGGAGGCTGAGCAGGTTCGTTTAACCCAACACCTGAATAGGCTGTTGGAATGGCAAATGGAATTAGAACGACTGCGAGGAGAATGGGCAACTCAATCGGAGCGGTGCCAACTTCTTCAGAGGCGGTTAGAGGAGGCCGAAAAAGCATCAGCCATTTGTCATCAGCATCAACCTGCCTATACTCGGTACCAGGATCTGGAAATTCAGATTGCTCAGGCAGAAGTTGATCAGCAAACCCGGAATCGCTTGGGCAGCCAACGGGAGAAAAGACTTCAGGAACTACATCACTTGCAAATTCAGGAAGCTGAATATAAACAACAGCTGCTTGCCTTTCAACACATTGAGGAAGAAATTCACAGCCTAAACCCTCTTATAGAACAGCAAGAATCCCTGGAGAAACAATTGCTGGAAATCGAAAAGAAACTAACACCTTTCCAATCAATGCGTCTGGAGCTAAAGCAAAAGGAAACAGAGCAAGTGCATCTTCAGCAACAACTCCAACAGCTAGAGGATACACTTCGGCAAAGACGAGGTTATTTGCAGCAAGTTGCCAGGATCCCTGAATTGGAAGCTCAACAAGAACGCCTTCAAATCCAACTCAGTCGTATAGCAGCCGCTCAACAATTTCACCAAGAACTGCGGATCTTATTGGAGCAAGGAAAAAATCGTTTCCAACATCAGCAGCAAACCATTCAATCACTGCTTCAAGATCTGGAGTTACAGCGGAGACAAAACCCAGAATGGGAAGGACTTTGGAAACGGATCCCGGATATACTTAGCCAGTCTTCGGCCCTCAGTCAAGACCTCCTTCAATCCATCCAGCATATTTTGCAAGATCTCACCCCTCAGATAGCCGAAGCCCAACTGCATCAGCAATTTTTAGATTTACAGCAGGAACTAAAGACGATACAACCTCTGCTAGGTCTGACAAGGCAAATTCCTGAGTTGGAGTCCCACAGACAACAGCTCCTGCAAGCGCAGACAGAACTGCAAAGCCAAATCGAGGATATTCATTGGAGTCTTGAGGCGGAGCCTACCTTTATTCGTCAACAGCAGGAATTGGGCGAAAAGCTACAAAAACAAGGGGATCCTCGAGGACAACTCAAACGACTGAAAAAGGAACTCGAAAGGAAAGCCCCAATTGAACAAAGGTGGCAACAGATTACCAAACAGATGGAACCTATTCTTGCAGATATTCAAGACTTGGATCAACAACTGCAACTTCTAGAGGACATTGAAGAAAAAATCTTCTCTCTCAAAGAAGAGCAGAAAACCTGTCGCAGTGGTTATGAAAAGGTCATTACTTCGCTAGAGACAGCGAAAAGTTTGGCTCAGCGACAACAGGAGTTGCAGATAGCTCAAGTAGAATTAAACCAAATTCAGAGCCAAGGTCAACAAAAGCAAGCCCAGATCAATCAATGGGAACAGGAGTGGGGAACGGCAGAAGAAACCCGCACTCAATTGGAACAGCTTAGGGAATCCCTGAGAGCTTTAGGGGATCCCCGTGGGCAAGCAGAACGTTTACGGCTAGAACTTAAGGCCGAGGCTGACTATTTACGCAGCCAAGCCGATTATCTACAGCAACGGCAACAGATTCAGCTAGAACTCGAACAGCTGCAAAAATCTCTTTTGGCAAGTGAACATCTAGAGCAGGAGATTGGATCCCTGCAACAACAGCGGGATCACTATCGCTCCAGCCACGAAAGCTATCTTCAAGCTGAACCGATTGCTCGACTGCTGCCCGAGCGAGAAAAAGCGCTTGAGAATCTGAAAAGACAATGGCACACCCTCCAAACTCAAATGGCCCAGCTTCAGGCGCAACGGGATCCACTAATTTCCCAATTTCAACCAGAAGACTACGAAAGCCATAAAGCGCTACTACAAGCGGCAAGAGTAAAAGAAGCAGAAGCCAAAGCCCATCTGGAAAGTCTTACCTCTCAACTTAGCAAGATACAGGAAAAGATCCGACAGCTAGAGCAAGTGAGAGATAGTCTTAAGGAAGTAGACGCAGAACGGGCTGAAAAGGAGCGGCTACATCGGTTTATCAAATTTAGTCGAGAGGTTTATAAAAAAGCTGGCCCACAAATTACTCAACATTACTTACAACAAGTTAACCATACTGCCGATCAACTGTTTCGAGAAATTCTGAATCGTCCCAATGTCAGCCTAACTTGGGAACCAGACTACGAAATTCGAGTGCAAGAGGGCAGCAGCACCAAACGACGTTTTGCCAGCCTTTCTGGAGGAGAGCAAATGTGTGCAGCCTTGGCTGTACGACTGGCTTTATTAAAGGTCTTAGGACAACTGGATATTGCCTTCTTTGATGAGCCCACCACGAATATGGATGCACAGCGACGACAGCGACTGGCAGAGGCGATTACTAATTTGCGTTCCTTCCAACAATTATTTGTTATTAGCCATGACGATACTTTTGAACAGGTGACGGAGAATATCATCCGGGTAGAAAGAAACTTTGACCCGATTGCAAGAAGGAGGGATCCCTCCCATGGTGCTTAG